The following proteins are encoded in a genomic region of Phalacrocorax carbo chromosome 2, bPhaCar2.1, whole genome shotgun sequence:
- the CEBPD gene encoding CCAAT/enhancer-binding protein delta has protein sequence MSAAALYSLDSPACYKSWCLEPANFYDAKVGSGGGPAPACKPGGRGGGCGMSGEEAGGGLGGSGTNLAELSAAAPAMYEDESAIDFSSYIDSMSAVPNLELCNDELFADLFNSNHKPERGGDYGEYLPPGGGAGRDPAKDLGAAMTTLLGAEPRTASSSSSPSSSSSSSSSSSSSSSRGALKQEPDWSDSDLSSSLLPSQIATCAQTIMNLSGQPTPPTSPEPPGSSSPSSCSTRSPGPAAAAGPAPGVPPPPPPAPAPGGKERGGKKCVDRFSPEYRQRRERNNIAVRKSRDKAKRRNQEMQQKLLELSAENEKLHKKIEQLTRDLTSLRHFFKQLPSASFLQPGSGTDCR, from the coding sequence ATGAGCGCCGCCGCTCTCTACAGCCTGGACTCCCCGGCATGTTATAAGAGCTGGTGCCTGGAGCCCGCCAACTTCTACGACGCCAAGgtgggcagcggcggcgggcccGCGCCCGCCTGCAAGccggggggccgcggcggcggctgcgggatGAGCGGCGaggaggcggggggcggcctggggggcagcggcaCCAACCTGGCGGAGCTgagcgccgccgccccggccaTGTACGAGGACGAGAGCGCCATCGACTTCAGCTCCTACATTGACTCCATGTCGGCCGTGCCCAACCTGGAGCTGTGCAACGACGAGCTCTTCGCCGACCTCTTCAACAGCAACCACAAGCCCGAGCGGGGCGGGGACTACGGCGAGTACCTGCcgccgggcggcggcgccggccgCGACCCCGCCAAGGACCTCGGCGCTGCCATGACCACCCTGCTGGGCGCCGAGCCCCGcaccgcctcctcctcctcctccccctcctcctcctcctcctcctcttcctcctcctcctcctcctcctcccgcggCGCCCTGAAGCAGGAGCCGGACTGGAGCGACAGCGACCTCTCCTCCTCGCTGCTGCCCTCGCAGATCGCCACCTGCGCCCAGACCATCATGAACCTGAGCGGGCAGCCCACGCCGCCCACGTCCCCCGAGCCGCCGGGCAGCAGCtccccctccagctgcagcacccgctccccgggccccgccgccgccgccggcccggccccgggcgtcccgccgccgccgccgccggccccggcccccggcggGAAGGAGCGGGGCGGCAAGAAGTGCGTGGACAGGTTTAGCCCCGAGTACCGGCAGCGCCGGGAGCGCAACAACATCGCCGTGCGCAAGAGCCGCGACAAGGCGAAGCGGCGCAACCAGGAGATGCAGCAGAAGCTGCTCGAGCTCTCGGCCGAGAACGAGAAGCTGCACAAGAAGATCGAGCAGCTCACCCGGGACTTGACCAGCCTCCGGCACTTCTTCAAGCAGCTGCccagcgcctccttcctgcaGCCCGGCTCGGGCACCGACTGCCGGTAA